In Spirochaeta thermophila DSM 6578, the DNA window GCTCCTCTCTCATGCGCTGCATGAGGACCGAGCCCACCATGCCGCGCCAACCGATGAACCCTACCCTGGCCATGGCCTGAGCATACCAGAGCCATCGGCTTGTATCAACTGCCGCTCCCTAACGGGGTGGAAGGATGACCACGTGGGTGATCACCCCCTGCGGCACCGTGAGATGGAAGGTCTTTTTTCCTGTGAACGAGCGTGCGGCCGCGTAGAACACATTGGATGCGGCGGAAAGCTCGCCCAGGGGATCTTCACCCTCATACACCACAGGACCCGGCTCTGAAATCACCTCGCCGTCCTCGGTCCTGCGGTAATACCTGAAAAAGTCGATGGAACCCAGACGATACTCGGTCCCCCCAAGGGTAGAAGTGAACCACGTACCTGTATTGTAGCGGTATCCCTCCGGCATGTCCGTGCGGTCGGAGGTGAGCACGGCGACCGCCCACTGGGCCACCAGGTCGGCCATGGTGGTGTAGACCCCACCCGCCTCCTGTACGGCCTTTTCCACCGCATCCTTTCCCCCGTACGGGCTCTGCACCACCCGCCGGAGGAAGAAAGCCCCACCGAAGTTACGCACCGTCCAGGCCCCGAAGGCATAGGTGGTCGCATAGTCGAGCAGGTCGAAACCCTCGGTCTTCATGAGGGGCAGGTAGGTGTACTGGTTGTAGTAGGGGATCCGCCCTCCGGTATTGCCGGGATCGCCGGGTCCTCCCACCTGTGGGTCCACTCCGCGGGGCCCCTCCACTCCCACCTTGTCCGCGAGGAGGTCCTCCGCCACCTGACTGCACATCTCGTTGAGCCACACCTCGGAGATCCCGCCACGGAGCACGGTCTTCTGATAGAAGTTGATCATGTGCTGGAACTCGTGGACCAGGGTGGAGAAGACGATCTTCGGCCACTCGTCGGAAGGAGTCCACATCCCGTCGCCGCCGTCGTTCGCGTACATGGGTGCGTCGATGGTGAACATGACCCGCTCGTTCGAGACAGGACTCTCACCGTACTGCTGGAGGTACTCGTTTTTGAACTGATGGATCGCGGCGAAGTAGCCCACGATTCCTCCCTCGGTACTCCCGTCATTCCCTATATCGGTAAGGAAGATGGTGATACCCCCGTCGAAGGGAATGAGATCCACGTAAGGGTGGCCCCCCCACTCAGGCCCCAGTATGGTCGTGAGCCAGTCGTAGATGTCATTATCGAGCCCCGATGAGAGGAAACGAGCGGCGAGCTCGTCCACCATCGCTTGGGTGATGGTGCCCCACTGGTCGTCGGCCACCCAGATGGAGAGGGTGCGGAGTCCCTGTGGCGTATCCTCCGTCCCTACATAGCGACAGGTCGCGCTCACCGATCGGATCGTGTCCGCCACATCGTAGAAGGCATCCGTCTCGCCCACGGTATCGGCCCGCATCTCGGAAGGGGTGAGGGCCGCACGCGGGAGCGTCCGCCTCGTGCCCCGGGACAGGAGGAGCCGGGCGAGGCGGGCGTTCTCGTTGGCGATACGTGCCTCGATGGACGCCGGCTCGGGGAACACCGCAGGAAGCCTCAGCGCCCCGGGCTGGGGAAGCCGAACCCCATCCACCATGAGCGGAGCCACACTCACCACCTGGGCGCCGGAGTAGGAAGGAGCTGCGGAGAAGACGAAGTACACATCCCTCGGCTCCTCGAGCGCCACCGTGTAATCAAAACTTCCTGAGGAGGAGAGCCGCACGATACCCGCATGGCTTGCCAGTGGCTCGGTCTCGGGGAAGAAAAAGGAGCAGGAAAGGGAGACCCCCATGAGGAGTCCCACGGAGAGCCAGAGCATCCTCTTCATGAGTCACCCTCCGATTCGAGTGCCGCGGAGAGGCGGGCGCCACAGAGGGCCCGCCAGGCAGCACTCGTCCCGCCATCCCACCAGAGGAGCGCGAGGTGACCTGCGAAGAATGCCTCCAGGGACCACCGGCCATGAAGCGGAAATCTCCAACCGACCTCCACCCCACCCCAAGGAAAGAGGCGCGAACCCTCGACCTCGTGGGAGGCCGTCACCTCCACGTCCTCCCACCGGGAAGTGGTCACCACGGAGCCGGGGAGGAGGCCTGCACCCAGCCCCCCTCCGAAGAACCAACCCTCACCCTGTTGCGAGAAATAGTAGGCAACCCTGAGGCCCACCTCCAGGGCGAGCGACTCTATCGTGGAGAGCGAGGAGGGCAACTCACCGTCCCTCAGGGAGAGGGAACCGGACCACACCCCCACCCCCAGGAGTCCCCCCATGGAGAGCCCCGAAAGAGCCCACGATTCCATCCCCACGGCCCCATACCACGCAGGGGAAAAGGCGGGAGATACTTCCTGCCCAAGGCTCTCGGCACGTGCGACCTCGGTCTTTGCCCAGAAACCACCCCATCCTCCTGTTCCACCTGCAGCCGACACGTCGAGGGAAAAGGAAACGAGGGACATGCTGGAGAGAAGGATCACAATGGAAACGCACACCCCACGACGATTCATTGTCCCACCATCCTACACGGTCTTTTGCCTCACGTAAAGGGAAAAGGGCCGCCGAAGCGGCCCTCTTTGGTCACCCCCATCAGAATTTATAACCTATGCCCACAGAGATCTCAAGTGCGGTAAAAGAAGACGAACTGGAAACATTCTCACCCCCATAAGCTTCCATTAGATCTTTGTTTAATCTCTCATAGTCTTTCATGTATTCTTGACTCAACACAAGGGAGAAAAGCCCCTGAGTTCGAACATAAAGGTTCCCAAACGGCACATCAACCGCTCCACCCAGCACGAGTCGAAGGTTGTTGAAATAGCTGTAGCCCACTTTTTTCCCGTCATAGTTGTAAATATCATCAGGATCCACCTTCTCCCCATCCGCGTCGTAATATGCAGTACAAAGATCGTAGGCAAGACCTCCTACAGGAGCAAGAATTACACCTCCAAGATCGAACGGATATTTCCCAAGCAGTTCAAAAGTGATGTAATGGAGAGCAGCATCTGTATCATCGAGCTCATCGGTGGTGGTATCGCCATCCACAGTAGAAGTCAGCTCACCTCCTCCATATGATACTACTCGATATCCCACACCTGCTTGTCCATATGTGAAATCCCCAAATACTTTACCCCCCAATGTGAACCAGTTATGTGCTTCAGTTCCTTCAACTGACATCCCAAGAAGCTCTCCCGAAAGAGAATAACTCTCCCACGCAGAGCCGACCACGGAGCTGGCACCTGCACTGATGTCGAGGGCTACGAGCGAACCCGCGACCAACACCAGAGACAATAGGACCAATCCTTTCTTCATCTTACACCTCCGTGTTGAGGATTATTGTTTAGCGCTATACTACGTCCTCCCCACCACGGTGTCAACCAGATGTGTGTAAATTCTTTGTGAAAAACAAAATATCAAAAATCTCCAAAATCTCCATTTTCTCCACATTCCCTCTGTGTTGACGTTGCAGGAAAACCGGCTCATAATCCTTGAGTATGATGAGACGAGCCGCTTTGTTCCTCCTTGCACTGAGCGTGGCAGGGTTCGTAGCCTCCTGCGGATCCCGCACCATAGGCTACGCGGTGGTCCTCTGGTCGCCCGATGAGACGAAAATCCCCACAGGCACGATCATCCCCGTGTTCAAGGAGTCGCTGGTCTACGACACCTACACGGTGATGATGGGCGAAGAGCTCGTCGATGTCCCGCGGTGGCAGCTCGCCCTCTATCCCTCGCGAGAAGAGGCCGAGAAGGCCGTGCAGGAGATGGGGGAGTACCGGACCTCGTTCGCCACCGCCGCGGTGAACGCCGCACGGGTGCGCAAAGGCCCGGGGACCGACCAGGAGGTGGTCTACAAACTCGCGGAGGGCGAGCGGGTGAAGATCCTCGCCCCGCCCGTGGTGGAGGAAGAGAGCGGCCGTCTGTGGTTCAAGGTGTACACAAAAGGCGGGATCACGGGCTTCTGCGAGGCCTCGCTCCTCAAGGTGGGCACGGGGGAGAGGCAGGACCGGTCCCCGCCGGCGGGGGGGACCGAGAGGCTCACCCTCCTCCAGAAGGGGCCCTGGCGCCCTCTCTACTTCAAGGAGATGCAGGAGCGGGGGAGGATCGACCTCTACCGGGTGAGCCCCGCGTACGGATTCTTCGTCGATACCGGGGCGCGCACCATCACCGTGTCCGTACCGGGCAGGAGCACGCGTTTCTCGTACGAGCGATTTCTCCCCATCTCCGACTCGGAGTTCGTCCCCGAAGGGGCGCCGGTGCGCATCTTCTTCCGTGATCAGGAGACGATCGCGGTCCAGTATCCCTACGGCACGAGGACCTACACCGATCTCTTCTGCCTCTTCCCCGACGATGTGAACCTGCTCATCTCCGAGGAGATGGCACGGAGGGAGACTGCCTACCGTGAGCTCATAGCCCCCGGCTCGAGGCTGGTGAGCAGCTCATACGGCATCCTCACCCTCAATCCCGACAAGACCTTCCGCTGGGAACGGCCCGGCACCCTCAAGGGCAGGTACATTCCCGCCTCGGCGGCCCCCACGGGGAAGATAGAGCTCTCGGTCCTCCTTGGGGAAGACCTCGAGTCCAGGTACGACGGGGTGCTCGTCTTCTGGTTCGACAACACCTCCGCGGAGGAGAAGGTCTACTTCCTCTACAAGAAGGAACCGGGGAGCATCAGGCTCTTCTACCTCCCCGCCTCCTCGGTGGTGCGCAACGTCGCCGTGAGCGAGCCGAGGGTGCCCGTGGTCCTCTACTTCTCATACATGGAGTAGTCATGCCGGGCGTGGTGCTCGAGGGCGTGGGCGCACGCGTGGGAGAACGTGTGCTCTTCAAGGATCTCTCCTGGACGGTACAGGAAGGCACGCGGGCTGCAGTGGTGGGTCCCAACGGGAGCGGCAAGTCCACCCTCCTCAAGATGATGGCGGGCCTGCGCGAACCCGACGATGGTCGGGTCGTCTATTCGGGCGGGGCCCGGGTGGGCTACCTGCCCCAGTGGGGCATCACCACCCCGGAGGGTACGGTGTGGGAAGAGGCGGAGCGGGCGTTCGTGCGGTTCCGCGAGATGGAGAGGAGGGTCCACGCCCTGGGGGAAGAGACCGCACGGGTCGATGCGTCGCGGGCCCTGAAGATCGCGGAGGAGATGGCATCCCTCCAGGAGGCGATCCTCTCCTCAGGCTACTACGAGCGGGAGGGAGAGATCCACCGGGTACTCAGGGGGCTGGGCTTCGACGAGGCCGACTTCTCCCGGCCCTGCAGTACCTTCTCGGGCGGCTGGCAGATGCGCATCGCCCTCGCCCGACTGCTCCTCGAGCGCCCCCACGTCCTCCTCCTCGACGAGCCCACCAATTACCTCGACCTGGAGGCCCGGATATGGCTCCGCTCCTTCCTCGAGGGGTGGGAGGGAGCGGTGGTGACCGTCTCGCACGACCGAGACTTCCTCGACGCACTCATCGACGAGGTGGTGGAGATCTTCGCAGGCAGGGTGAAGCGCTACCGAGGCACCTACTCACGCTACGAAGCACAACGCACCCAGGAGATCTCCCGGCTCATCAAGGCCTACGAAGCGCAGCAGAAGGAACGGGAACGCCTCCAGACCTTCATCGACCGCTTCAGGGCCAACGCCAACAGAGCCTCCCAGGTCCAGGCCCGGATCCTTCGGCTCGAAAAGATGGATGAGGTGGCGCTTCCCCCTCACCTGGTGCCGGTGCACATCCGCTTCCCCTCCGCTCCGTCCTCGAGCAGGGTACTGGTCCAGACCGAAGGCCTCGGCAAGGCCTACGGATCCCGCGAAGTC includes these proteins:
- a CDS encoding SH3 domain-containing protein; translation: MRRAALFLLALSVAGFVASCGSRTIGYAVVLWSPDETKIPTGTIIPVFKESLVYDTYTVMMGEELVDVPRWQLALYPSREEAEKAVQEMGEYRTSFATAAVNAARVRKGPGTDQEVVYKLAEGERVKILAPPVVEEESGRLWFKVYTKGGITGFCEASLLKVGTGERQDRSPPAGGTERLTLLQKGPWRPLYFKEMQERGRIDLYRVSPAYGFFVDTGARTITVSVPGRSTRFSYERFLPISDSEFVPEGAPVRIFFRDQETIAVQYPYGTRTYTDLFCLFPDDVNLLISEEMARRETAYRELIAPGSRLVSSSYGILTLNPDKTFRWERPGTLKGRYIPASAAPTGKIELSVLLGEDLESRYDGVLVFWFDNTSAEEKVYFLYKKEPGSIRLFYLPASSVVRNVAVSEPRVPVVLYFSYME
- a CDS encoding M30 family zinc metallopeptidase, encoding MKRMLWLSVGLLMGVSLSCSFFFPETEPLASHAGIVRLSSSGSFDYTVALEEPRDVYFVFSAAPSYSGAQVVSVAPLMVDGVRLPQPGALRLPAVFPEPASIEARIANENARLARLLLSRGTRRTLPRAALTPSEMRADTVGETDAFYDVADTIRSVSATCRYVGTEDTPQGLRTLSIWVADDQWGTITQAMVDELAARFLSSGLDNDIYDWLTTILGPEWGGHPYVDLIPFDGGITIFLTDIGNDGSTEGGIVGYFAAIHQFKNEYLQQYGESPVSNERVMFTIDAPMYANDGGDGMWTPSDEWPKIVFSTLVHEFQHMINFYQKTVLRGGISEVWLNEMCSQVAEDLLADKVGVEGPRGVDPQVGGPGDPGNTGGRIPYYNQYTYLPLMKTEGFDLLDYATTYAFGAWTVRNFGGAFFLRRVVQSPYGGKDAVEKAVQEAGGVYTTMADLVAQWAVAVLTSDRTDMPEGYRYNTGTWFTSTLGGTEYRLGSIDFFRYYRRTEDGEVISEPGPVVYEGEDPLGELSAASNVFYAAARSFTGKKTFHLTVPQGVITHVVILPPR
- a CDS encoding ABC-F family ATP-binding cassette domain-containing protein, with translation MPGVVLEGVGARVGERVLFKDLSWTVQEGTRAAVVGPNGSGKSTLLKMMAGLREPDDGRVVYSGGARVGYLPQWGITTPEGTVWEEAERAFVRFREMERRVHALGEETARVDASRALKIAEEMASLQEAILSSGYYEREGEIHRVLRGLGFDEADFSRPCSTFSGGWQMRIALARLLLERPHVLLLDEPTNYLDLEARIWLRSFLEGWEGAVVTVSHDRDFLDALIDEVVEIFAGRVKRYRGTYSRYEAQRTQEISRLIKAYEAQQKERERLQTFIDRFRANANRASQVQARILRLEKMDEVALPPHLVPVHIRFPSAPSSSRVLVQTEGLGKAYGSREVLREVRLEVSREERVVIAGPNGVGKTTLLRILAGEDLAYTGTLRYGTGVVPGYFAQDVAERLSGPQTVLEEALRVAAGKEQEARDVLGAFLFRGEEVDKPLAVLSGGERSRLALARLFFSGANLLILDEPTNHLDLHTKDALLEALSSFEGGIVFVSHDAHFNRGLATRVLYVHEGTLREFPGPYDEFLRWWEETVIPSRTHTPHPSPPTRTESEAQRRRTERKALQRRLRRCEREEEEILLRLEAIEEELSWIHREMARPEVYTDGERTRTLKERLSTLEEEQIRLQGRWEEVAHEVETLKEALEE